tgCAGACCAGGAAGTGTTGTTGCAGAGAGCCAGGCAGAGTACAATTATACAAACAATGAAACTCAAATCCAGTTTGTCAATACTCAGCTTGATGGGGTTTTGACTGATATCTTGAATAATACAAGTAACCTCAAGAAGATTTCTCAGGCCTTTAATAATTCAACGGTGCTGTTAAATGGACTCACCTTCCAGAAACCTGAGATTAAAAGTAAGTATCAGCTCTAAACATGTAGAATTGGCTTATTTCTTTgcacagtcagtgtttgttcaTTCAATGGACACCGATGAGCAAAAACATTGAAACCACTGGCGGGTGGAGTAAACAACATCGATTATCTCATTACAGtgtaatgttctgctgggaaactttgGGTCCTGGCAGTCATATGGATGCTACTTGACATTAACCACCTACCCACACATGGTTACAGACCGAGTACACCCCCCTCATGACAAAGGCACTCCCTGACGGCAGTGGGCCCCCATGCAacaaaaactgttcaggaatgCCCCAAAGAACAAGACAAAGAGCTCAAAacattgacctggcctccaaattccccagatcagCATGGTGGTGTACTTCATCTGCAGTGGCATTTGGGTGGATGGTCtgtgtcaggtggcatccacatgaatgtcaggacccaaagtttcccagcagaacattgcattgtaaagatgatcagtgttattcacttcacctgtcagtggttttaatgttttggctgatctgtatgtgtttgtcaatatttctatatttgttttgtaatacTTGTACAAAACAATTaatacttttttgttgttgttgtcaacCAGATATCACAGATCTGAAGCCTTTTATAAATTGCTCTCAGTTCGCTAATTACACTGCTGAAATAATTAACGAGCAATGGCAGTGTGTTGGACCCTGCAAAACAAACCCCGATTATTGTCATCAACATGGACAATGTCTCAATGACATTGAGAAAGGGCCAACCTGTCGGTAAGCAAAATGTTTTTAGTTTAACTGCAAGGAGCTTAACTTTATCTTATATTTTTGCTGGTATTGTTCATTTAACTAACACAATTTCTTCTTGTGGTCCTTCAATCCAGGTGTTTCAACTCAAGTCTTGGGCAGTTTTTTGGCCCACAGTGTGAATTCTTCCATCCGACTCCCAGCACAACTCAGCTCCCAGTGACTAGCCAGGAAACATCTACAACTATGATCTCCCCAACAACAGAACAATTAACATCTGTTACGAAGACAACACCCACAGCAACAACTGAATTTACAGCCTCTGTACTCTCCACAAATGGAGAAACGGGAACTACCAACATTAATCACtccacaacaacaataaacccCCCAACAAGTACAGAGGTCTCACCAAGTTCACACTCCACAGTCCTCCCACTAACtactcatttcactcaaacatcacctgaacacaaaactgaaacaacactgacaaataCGACTCAGCTCCAATTGACTACCCAGGAAACATCTACGACAATGATGTCCTCATCGACAATGCAACATTCCACATCTCCTACGACAATAACACCCACAGCAACAACTGAATCACATTTCTCAGcctcaacccaaaccacaaaaggagaaacaggaactacCAACACTAATCATCCCACAACAACAATCAATCCCACCACAGGTACAGAAGTCTCACTGagttccccatctatattgTCTCCTACTACATCTCACTCCactcaaacaacaactgaacacaaaattgaaacaacaccaacaaataCCAGCACAACTCATCTCCCACTGACTAGCCAGGGAACACCTACAACAATCATGTCCTCGTCAACAGAACAACAATCAACATCTGCTACAAAGACAACACCCGCAGCAACAACTGAATCTCTGACATCAGCGAAAATCACCAGCACAACCAAATCAACAACAGTCAGTCGATCAACATCTACCATTATTACCTCTTCAAGTCCTACTGTCACTGTGCCATCGTCTACAACTCCTCAGTGTGAGGGCTGTAAAACTAACTGTATCGGGGGTATCTGCATATTCAACTCAACAGTTGGAGAATGTCAGTGCAACTGTTTTGATTTTCTCCTTGGAGATACGTGCTCTTTTGGAAAGAATGACACCCCTGCTCATGTTGGTGAGGTTTTTCATATCCAGATACAGTTCTTCAAAATATTCTGTCAACTGAAGAGAATAAATGAATTCAGAGATCACCTACAAGATATCAGTCATGtgtttaaattaaatatgtttgattttggcACTGATATAGTCCTAACCTCAGTGTtcaatgtaaaatatttatgaAATGTCTATAATGTTTTTGTAATGTCATCATTTCTTGCAGATACAGGAGCAATACCAACACACAAAGCAAATATTACTTTGAAAATCAACGTCACTTTTCAGGTGGCCTTTAACAATCTAAACTCACCTCAGTCATTAGCCTTCATCAACAAATTAGAAAAGGaggtaaatatgtttttttatgttacaTAACTTAATGATAAGTAATATCTAGTATTTATAAGTGTTTAATCATGTCTTACACCGTATTACTTTTTACTGGGCAACAATTACAATAACTCATACTTTAAACATATGCTGTTTTTGATGTTAATATCCCCAAAATGATATATTGTTATGACTTTGCTATTATTACATCTCTTACGTGTTGTAGCTTGAAGCCCTATGCAAAGAAGCAGATCCACAAACCTTCAAAAAAGTTAAAGTCATCAACTTATCGTAGGTGTTCATTAAACTttactgatgacatcatttaaatttctttttttaatcaagtacaagctgttttcttttggtaatatctttttatttttctactgCAGACCAGGAAGTGTTGTTGCAGAGAGCCAGGCAGAGTACATTTATCCAAACAATGAAACACAAATCCAGTTTGTCAATACTCAGCTTGATGGGGTTTTGACTGATATCTTGAATAATACAAGTAACCTCAAGAAGATTTCTCAGGCCTTTAATAATTCAACGGTGCTGTTAAATGGACTCACCTTCCAGAAACCTGAAATTAAAGGTAAGTGTCAGCTCTAAATTTGAGGATTTGAGTTGTTACTATTTTGGACAGTCTATGTTTTGTCATTCAATGAATATATGTCAACATTTCTATATTTGTATTGTGgtactcattaaaaaaaaataaatatgaatgtatttctttattttttctataaACTAGATATCCAAGATCTGGAGCCTTTTATAAACTGCTCTCAGTTCTCTAATTACACTGCTGAAATAATTAACGAGCAATGGCAGTGTGTTGGACCCTGCAAAACAAACCCCGATTACTGTCATCAACATGGACAATGTCTCAATGACATCGAGAAAGGGCCAACCTGTCGGTAAGCAAAAAGATCTGTTTTTAGTTTAATTGCAAGGAGCTTAACTTTATCTTATATTTTTGCTGGTATTGTTCATTTAACTAACACAATTTCTTCTTGTGGTCCTTCAATCCAGGTGTTTCAACTCAAGTCTTGGGCAGTTTTTTGGCCCACAGTGTGAATTCTTCCATCCGGCTCCCAGCACAACTCAGCTCCCAGTGACTAGCCAGGAAACATCTCCAACTATGATCTCCCCAACAACAGAACAATTAACATCTGTTACGAAGACAACACCCACAGCAACAACTGAATTTACAGCCTCTGTACTCTCCACAAATGGAGAAACGGGAACTACCAACACTAATCACtccacaacaacaataaacccCCCAACAAGTACAGAGGTCTCACCAAGTTCACACTCCACAGTCCTCCCACTAACtactcatttcactcaaacatcacctgaacacaaaactgaaacaacactgacaaataCAACTCAGCTCCAATTGACTACCCAGGAAACATCTACAATAATGATGTCCTCATCAGCAGAGCAACATTCCACATCTCCTACGACAATAACATCCACAGCAACAACTGAATCACATTTCTCAGcctcaacccaaaccacaaaTGAAGAAACAGGAACTACCAGCGCTAATCAtctcacaacaacaacaacaacaattaatCCCACCACAGGTACAGAGGTCTCACCGagttccccatctatattgCCTCCTAATATGTCTCACTCCACTCAAAAAACAActgaacacaaaattgaaacaacaccaacaaataCCAGCATAACTCATCTCTCAATGACTAGCCAGGAAACATCTACGACAATGATGTCCTCATCGACAACACAACAACCTGCATCTCCTATGACAATAAAACCCACAACAAGTACTGAATTACCTTCCTCAACTCATCTCCCACTGACTAGCCAGGGAACATCTACAACAATCATGTCCTCGTCTACAGAACAACAATCAACATCTGCTACAAAGACAACACCCACAGCAACAACTAAATCTCTGACATCAGCGAAAATCACCAGCACAACCAAATCAACAACAGTCAGTCGATCAACATCTACCATTATTACCTCTTCAAGTCCTACTGTCACTGTGCCATCGTCTACAACTCCTCAGTGTGAGGACTGTAAAACTAACTGTATCGGGGGTATCTGCAAATTCAACTCAACACTTGGAAAATGTCAGTGCAACTGTTTTGATTTTCTCCTTGGAGATACGTGCTCTTTTGGAAAGAATGACACCCCTGCTCATGTTGGTGAGGTTTTTCATATCCAGATACAGTTCTT
This region of Epinephelus fuscoguttatus linkage group LG1, E.fuscoguttatus.final_Chr_v1 genomic DNA includes:
- the LOC125889891 gene encoding mucin-3A isoform X1, with product MSSSTEQHSTSPTTITSTATTESHSSASTQTTKGETGTTKTSHPTTAINPTTSTEVSPSSPSILSPVTSHFTQTAPEHKSQTTPNTTSTTQLPLTTHETSTTIMSSSTEQHSTSPTTITSTATTESHSSASTQTTKGETGTTKTSHPTTAINPTTSTEVSPSSPSILSPVTSHFTQTAPEHKSQTTPNTTSTTQLPLTTHETSTTIMSSSTEQHSTSPTTITSTATTESHSSASTQTTKGETGTTKTSHPTTAINPTTSTEVSPSSPSILSPVTSHFTQTAPEHKSQTTPNTTSTTQLPLTTHETSTTMMSSSTEQHSTSPTTVTSTATTESHSSASTQTTKGETGTTKTNHPTTAINPTTKTEVSSSAPPTLPKNTTHFTQTAPEHKSQTTPNTTSTTQLPLTTHETSTTIMSSSTEQQPTSPTTIKPTSSTVLPSSSSTLTTNGNTETTRSKHSTATTNSSPNIEVSPSSPSTIAPITTQFTQTSPEHKSPTTPNTTSTTQLPLTTHETSTTIMSSSTKQHSTIATTITPPATTKSLTSVKISRTTKSTTITPSTSTSVLFSSTTVTVISSTTPQCEECQRNCFRGTCKFNSTLGECQCNCKDFLLGHTCSFGKNDTPAHVDKTTIPTHKANITLKINETFTVDFKNLTSNLSLDFIEKLERELEALCREADPQTFKKVKVINLSPGSVVAESQAEYNYTNNETQIQFVNTQLDGVLTDILNNTSNLKKISQAFNNSTVLLNGLTFQKPEIKNITDLKPFINCSQFANYTAEIINEQWQCVGPCKTNPDYCHQHGQCLNDIEKGPTCRCFNSSLGQFFGPQCEFFHPTPSTTQLPVTSQETSTTMISPTTEQLTSVTKTTPTATTEFTASVLSTNGETGTTNINHSTTTINPPTSTEVSPSSHSTVLPLTTHFTQTSPEHKTETTLTNTTQLQLTTQETSTTMMSSSTMQHSTSPTTITPTATTESHFSASTQTTKGETGTTNTNHPTTTINPTTGTEVSLSSPSILSPTTSHSTQTTTEHKIETTPTNTSTTHLPLTSQGTPTTIMSSSTEQQSTSATKTTPAATTESLTSAKITSTTKSTTVSRSTSTIITSSSPTVTVPSSTTPQCEGCKTNCIGGICIFNSTVGECQCNCFDFLLGDTCSFGKNDTPAHVDTGAIPTHKANITLKINVTFQVAFNNLNSPQSLAFINKLEKELEALCKEADPQTFKKVKVINLSPGSVVAESQAEYIYPNNETQIQFVNTQLDGVLTDILNNTSNLKKISQAFNNSTVLLNGLTFQKPEIKDIQDLEPFINCSQFSNYTAEIINEQWQCVGPCKTNPDYCHQHGQCLNDIEKGPTCRCFNSSLGQFFGPQCEFFHPAPSTTQLPVTSQETSPTMISPTTEQLTSVTKTTPTATTEFTASVLSTNGETGTTNTNHSTTTINPPTSTEVSPSSHSTVLPLTTHFTQTSPEHKTETTLTNTTQLQLTTQETSTIMMSSSAEQHSTSPTTITSTATTESHFSASTQTTNEETGTTSANHLTTTTTTINPTTGTEVSPSSPSILPPNMSHSTQKTTEHKIETTPTNTSITHLSMTSQETSTTMMSSSTTQQPASPMTIKPTTSTELPSSTHLPLTSQGTSTTIMSSSTEQQSTSATKTTPTATTKSLTSAKITSTTKSTTVSRSTSTIITSSSPTVTVPSSTTPQCEDCKTNCIGGICKFNSTLGKCQCNCFDFLLGDTCSFGKNDTPAHVDTGAIPTHKANITMKISVTFQVAFNNLNSPQSLAFINKLEKELEALCREADPQTFEKVKVIKLSPGSVVAESQAEYIYPNNETQIQFVNNKLDGVLTDILNNTSNLKKISQAFNNSKVLLNGLTFQKPEIKNITDLKPFINCSEFANYTAEIVNGQWQCVGPCKTNPNYCHQHGECHNDIEKGPVCQCFSSSLEQFHGSQCELFRRGPGFWGALFGSLAGALLLFIIIVIAVIVKKRCTGSWKRSNPYDRRLSAFEEDFFDFSDTGDHNLGFAGTYTSEGFRPHLKNVDTRMQATTKRPEVGNIDPR